The proteins below come from a single Pedobacter aquae genomic window:
- a CDS encoding chondroitinase-B domain-containing protein gives MKIILYFLLLFYSPFVWAQSKIVKDADALEDAVKQAKPGDTVFLANQEWKNVALTIYGKGTALKPIVIMPKEAKKVIITGQSFLRIAGEHLIIKGLHFKNGYSPQREVVTFRINNDLLANYCRLTESVIEDFSQPERFKNDVWVVFWGKRNRVDHCTFVDKLSGGPVIIAELNDERSQENYHSIDANYFKGRQRFGSNGGETIRIGVSRYSLTASRTQIINNYFERCNGEVEIVSIKSGENNISFNTFYECEGSLVLRHGSNNTVEGNLFLGNHKPFTGGVRVINPGHKVFNNVFKDLRGTAFRSALAVMNGVPNSLINRYYQVKDANIERNTFINCGPVLFGAGKDAERTLSPQSVTFSSNLMVNPTGNLIEDTNKDKGISLVNNAVVNSAIAPLTDGFTLIKVNHQKKDTLSIPYHKNYGADVKKLPFVQKSQTGAGWYVQEEVKSSRANKTFSLASAQSQQIHKLIANAISGDTICFTDATFYKLDKEIVLDKMLYLTADKSLKSKPILVNSSFKTLPAFITIANGGSLAVKGLAFKGAFESYGDVQCGIRSTDQAMNKHYNVKIDGCEFYDYNESTFSGFKASKSTFADTLLITNSLFRNISGMGINLAEEKEDKGIYGVENTIIKNCVFTNILGSAINVYRGGNDESTLGPFLTIDYCTFNEIENREQGTVVRLSGAQQAAVTNSIFMNSGQGGRSIEFREFRWDDIKVDDCNFYNSGRIDSFYGTVAGKNIYQIKPDFIDSSSFNFNLKPGSALSDKSTTGRTLGAKL, from the coding sequence ATGAAGATAATTTTATACTTCTTATTGCTGTTTTATAGTCCTTTTGTTTGGGCGCAAAGTAAGATAGTTAAAGATGCTGATGCCTTAGAAGACGCTGTTAAACAAGCTAAGCCAGGCGATACGGTTTTTTTAGCAAATCAAGAATGGAAAAATGTTGCTTTAACCATTTATGGGAAAGGAACTGCCTTAAAACCTATTGTGATTATGCCTAAAGAGGCAAAAAAAGTAATCATTACCGGGCAATCCTTTCTGCGTATCGCAGGCGAACATTTAATCATTAAAGGCTTGCATTTTAAAAATGGGTACAGCCCGCAAAGAGAGGTGGTAACTTTTAGAATTAATAATGATTTATTGGCCAATTATTGCCGACTAACAGAATCTGTGATAGAAGATTTTAGTCAGCCAGAGCGTTTTAAAAACGATGTTTGGGTGGTTTTTTGGGGTAAACGCAATCGGGTAGACCATTGTACTTTTGTGGATAAACTAAGTGGCGGACCCGTTATCATTGCCGAATTAAACGATGAACGCAGTCAGGAAAATTACCATAGTATAGATGCTAATTATTTTAAAGGTCGACAACGTTTTGGGTCTAACGGTGGGGAAACTATTAGGATAGGCGTTTCACGCTATTCTTTAACCGCATCTCGCACTCAAATCATCAACAATTATTTTGAAAGATGTAATGGCGAAGTAGAAATTGTATCCATTAAGTCTGGCGAAAATAACATCAGTTTCAATACTTTTTACGAGTGTGAAGGCTCATTAGTATTAAGACATGGCTCAAACAATACCGTAGAAGGGAATTTATTTTTAGGCAATCATAAACCTTTTACGGGCGGAGTTAGGGTGATTAATCCTGGGCATAAGGTTTTTAATAATGTATTTAAAGATTTAAGAGGAACAGCTTTTCGCTCTGCTTTAGCCGTCATGAACGGCGTTCCTAATTCTTTAATTAACAGATATTATCAGGTTAAGGATGCTAATATAGAGCGCAACACTTTTATCAATTGCGGACCAGTTTTATTTGGCGCTGGTAAAGATGCCGAGCGGACTTTATCGCCTCAAAGCGTTACATTTTCTAGTAATTTAATGGTAAATCCTACAGGGAATTTAATTGAGGATACCAATAAAGATAAAGGAATTAGTTTGGTAAATAACGCTGTTGTAAACTCGGCTATAGCCCCATTAACAGATGGCTTTACTCTTATCAAAGTAAATCATCAAAAAAAAGATACTTTAAGCATCCCTTATCATAAAAATTATGGTGCTGATGTGAAAAAGCTACCTTTTGTACAGAAATCGCAAACCGGAGCTGGTTGGTATGTACAAGAAGAAGTTAAATCTTCAAGAGCTAATAAGACTTTTAGTTTAGCATCGGCTCAAAGCCAACAAATTCATAAACTTATTGCAAATGCCATTTCTGGCGATACCATTTGCTTTACAGATGCTACTTTTTATAAGCTAGATAAAGAAATAGTTTTAGATAAAATGCTGTATTTAACAGCCGATAAAAGCTTAAAAAGCAAACCAATTTTGGTAAACAGTAGTTTTAAAACACTTCCCGCTTTTATTACCATTGCTAACGGCGGCTCTTTAGCTGTAAAAGGTTTAGCTTTTAAAGGAGCTTTTGAAAGCTATGGCGATGTGCAATGCGGTATACGCTCTACAGACCAAGCTATGAACAAGCATTACAACGTAAAAATAGATGGTTGCGAGTTTTACGATTATAACGAAAGCACTTTCTCTGGCTTTAAAGCAAGTAAAAGCACTTTTGCAGATACCTTGCTAATCACCAACTCTTTATTTAGAAATATTTCTGGTATGGGTATTAATTTGGCCGAGGAGAAGGAAGACAAAGGGATATATGGGGTAGAAAATACCATCATCAAAAACTGTGTGTTTACCAATATTTTAGGCTCTGCTATTAATGTATACCGTGGTGGTAATGACGAAAGTACTTTAGGGCCATTTCTAACTATAGATTATTGCACTTTTAACGAAATAGAAAATAGAGAGCAAGGTACTGTTGTACGCCTATCGGGTGCGCAACAAGCTGCGGTTACCAATAGTATTTTTATGAATAGTGGGCAAGGCGGGCGCTCTATAGAATTTAGAGAGTTTAGATGGGATGATATCAAAGTAGATGATTGCAATTTCTATAATTCTGGCAGGATAGACTCTTTTTACGGCACTGTGGCAGGTAAAAATATCTATCAAATTAAACCCGATTTTATAGACAGTTCTTCTTTTAATTTCAATCTTAAACCGGGGTCTGCTTTGTCAGATAAATCAACAACAGGGAGAACTTTAGGCGCCAAATTATAA
- a CDS encoding polysaccharide lyase 6 family protein → MKTKNIIKILFIIGLSNAIMVHASTPKLGSDIEKKTVLQGKVYKIKSVAELNALILKPGDKVVMQAGDWSNQQLNFKGKGTKEQPIILTTASPGKIKLTGSSNLRIDGEWLVVDGLAFADGYLDKGHVVQFSATSSNCRLTNSSVINYNPPSKETDYKWVSLYGNNNRVDHCELKGKNHMGTTLVVWLADKPNYHQIDHNYFGPRPPLDANGGETIRIGTSDWSMHDSYTNVSHNIFDKCDGETEIISIKSGHNTIKNNLFYECDGTLTFRHGNFSEVLDNYFIGNKKKNTGGIRIIGENQKVEGNYLHGLTGTGLRAAVSVMNAVENPKLNEYWQVKNALISKNMILDCTEAFNLGSGKNSTRILVPDGVKIIDNYISNSPKLTTFEDQPKNLQIQNNQLVGATLTQGFVKSTQELVKSDGVWQFKNNLKKPFWLIEKIGPAWAAARNNY, encoded by the coding sequence ATGAAAACTAAAAATATCATCAAAATCTTATTCATCATTGGCTTAAGCAATGCTATTATGGTTCATGCTAGTACACCTAAATTGGGCTCTGACATAGAAAAGAAAACGGTTTTACAAGGGAAGGTTTATAAAATTAAATCTGTTGCCGAGTTAAATGCCTTGATATTAAAACCGGGCGATAAAGTAGTAATGCAAGCGGGCGATTGGTCTAACCAACAATTAAATTTCAAAGGAAAGGGCACCAAAGAGCAACCTATAATTTTAACCACAGCAAGCCCAGGCAAAATAAAATTGACAGGAAGTTCAAATTTAAGAATTGATGGCGAATGGCTAGTTGTAGATGGTTTGGCTTTCGCCGATGGTTACCTAGACAAAGGCCATGTAGTGCAATTTTCGGCAACATCGTCTAATTGTAGATTAACCAATAGCAGTGTTATCAACTACAACCCGCCTTCAAAAGAAACCGATTATAAATGGGTTTCTTTATATGGAAACAACAATAGGGTAGACCATTGCGAGCTTAAAGGTAAAAACCATATGGGTACAACGCTGGTAGTTTGGTTGGCAGATAAGCCTAACTATCACCAAATAGACCATAATTATTTTGGTCCTCGTCCGCCTTTAGATGCTAACGGCGGGGAAACCATTAGAATAGGTACGAGTGATTGGTCTATGCATGATTCTTACACCAACGTATCTCATAATATTTTTGATAAATGCGATGGGGAAACAGAGATTATATCTATAAAATCTGGTCATAATACCATTAAGAATAACCTTTTTTACGAGTGCGATGGCACCTTAACCTTTAGACATGGTAATTTTTCTGAAGTGTTAGATAACTATTTCATCGGTAATAAAAAGAAAAATACAGGAGGTATCAGAATCATCGGTGAAAACCAAAAAGTAGAAGGTAATTATTTACATGGCTTAACCGGAACAGGTTTAAGAGCCGCCGTTTCTGTGATGAATGCTGTTGAGAACCCAAAACTTAATGAATACTGGCAAGTTAAAAATGCCCTTATCAGCAAGAATATGATTTTAGACTGTACCGAAGCTTTTAATTTAGGTTCTGGAAAAAATAGTACACGTATTCTAGTACCAGACGGGGTTAAAATTATAGATAATTATATCTCTAATTCACCAAAGTTAACCACATTTGAGGATCAACCTAAAAACCTACAAATACAAAATAATCAACTTGTTGGCGCTACTTTAACCCAAGGTTTTGTTAAAAGCACACAAGAATTGGTAAAGTCTGATGGGGTATGGCAATTTAAAAATAATTTGAAAAAGCCATTTTGGTTAATAGAAAAGATTGGGCCAGCTTGGGCAGCAGCTAGAAATAACTATTAA
- a CDS encoding alginate lyase family protein: MHIIRKLFLLIILIFPLFVYSNSPLEKKITKVLKKQILDEAAWALKEQPVTITASTSPRSAGGKNDFYSEGDYWWPDPQNPNGPYIQKDGLTNPDNFVAHRFAVIRLGKIIGSLASAYKLTGDKKYINHAVKHLKAWFINADTKMNPHLLYAQAIKGRFTGRGIGIIDTIHLMDVAQGVIVMEKGILQEDLKAIKNWFTQYLNWLMTHPYGNAEMEAKNNHGTCFTMQVASFAKLTGDEKLLEFCRNRYKTVLLPNQMALDGSFPLEMARTKPYGYSLFNLDAMATLCQILSTPQDNLWAYKTEDGKSIQKGITFLYPYLTDKSKWPLKPDVMYWNEWPVAQPALVFGANAFKQNQWFKTWATLNHQPQVEEVIRNLVIKYPVIWL; this comes from the coding sequence ATGCATATTATAAGGAAATTGTTTTTGCTCATTATTCTTATCTTTCCACTTTTTGTATATTCTAATTCTCCATTAGAAAAAAAAATCACCAAAGTATTAAAAAAACAAATACTTGATGAGGCTGCATGGGCTTTAAAAGAGCAACCTGTTACCATAACAGCAAGCACATCACCAAGAAGTGCTGGAGGCAAAAATGATTTTTACTCAGAAGGCGATTATTGGTGGCCAGACCCACAAAATCCTAATGGACCCTATATACAAAAGGATGGTTTAACCAATCCAGATAATTTTGTGGCGCACCGTTTTGCGGTGATTAGGTTAGGTAAAATTATTGGCTCTTTAGCATCAGCTTACAAGCTAACCGGAGATAAAAAATATATCAACCATGCTGTAAAACATTTAAAAGCTTGGTTTATAAATGCTGATACAAAGATGAATCCTCATCTTTTATATGCACAGGCCATAAAAGGCCGTTTTACAGGCAGAGGAATCGGTATTATTGATACCATTCACCTCATGGATGTTGCACAAGGTGTAATCGTAATGGAAAAAGGAATTTTACAAGAAGATTTAAAAGCCATAAAAAATTGGTTTACCCAATATTTGAACTGGCTAATGACACATCCATATGGTAATGCAGAAATGGAAGCTAAAAATAATCATGGTACTTGCTTTACCATGCAGGTAGCTTCTTTTGCTAAACTAACTGGCGATGAAAAGCTTCTAGAATTTTGTAGAAATAGATATAAAACTGTTTTATTACCTAATCAAATGGCGTTAGATGGAAGTTTTCCTTTAGAAATGGCTCGTACCAAACCTTATGGTTATTCGCTATTTAATTTAGATGCTATGGCCACGCTTTGCCAAATATTATCAACCCCTCAAGATAATTTATGGGCTTATAAAACAGAGGATGGAAAATCTATCCAAAAAGGTATCACTTTTTTATATCCTTACCTAACTGATAAAAGTAAATGGCCATTAAAACCCGATGTCATGTATTGGAACGAGTGGCCTGTTGCGCAACCAGCATTGGTTTTTGGGGCAAATGCTTTCAAACAAAACCAGTGGTTTAAAACTTGGGCTACTTTAAATCATCAACCCCAGGTAGAAGAAGTTATTAGAAATTTAGTTATCAAATATCCTGTTATTTGGCTTTAA
- a CDS encoding Crp/Fnr family transcriptional regulator: MMANLSANDYLQQYFPQFELALKEKLAQHTSIKTFETGELMMQPGQYFRSTMLVVAGKVKLYRQGEDGGEFFMYYLEPGNACALSLICATKQETSEVMAKAVEKTTVLSIPIEIMDDLVRNYKTWYYFTLETYRSRFEELLQVIDSVAFKGLDERLMFYLKKQVEKLNTKQLPLTHQEIAADLNSSREVISRLLKKIEQRGHVILHRNYVEWLK, translated from the coding sequence ATGATGGCAAACCTTTCTGCAAACGATTATCTTCAACAATATTTTCCTCAGTTTGAACTGGCTTTAAAAGAGAAGCTAGCACAACATACTAGCATCAAAACATTTGAAACTGGAGAGTTGATGATGCAGCCGGGGCAGTATTTTCGTTCTACGATGCTGGTAGTAGCCGGTAAGGTAAAACTTTACAGACAAGGCGAAGATGGCGGCGAATTTTTTATGTACTATCTAGAACCCGGTAATGCATGTGCTTTGTCTTTAATATGTGCCACCAAACAAGAAACCAGCGAGGTAATGGCTAAAGCGGTAGAAAAGACCACGGTTTTATCTATCCCCATAGAAATTATGGACGATTTGGTACGTAATTACAAAACCTGGTATTACTTTACGCTTGAAACTTATAGAAGCCGCTTTGAAGAACTTTTACAAGTGATAGATAGCGTAGCATTTAAAGGTTTAGATGAACGCTTGATGTTCTACCTCAAAAAACAAGTAGAAAAACTCAATACCAAGCAATTACCCTTAACACATCAAGAAATTGCGGCCGATTTAAACTCATCCAGAGAGGTCATATCCAGATTACTGAAAAAGATAGAACAGCGGGGACATGTTATTTTACATCGCAACTATGTAGAGTGGTTAAAATAA
- a CDS encoding sulfite exporter TauE/SafE family protein, whose protein sequence is MEIAGYLASALIGVSLGLIGGGGSILTVPVLVYLFGIHPLLATSYSLFIVGITSLIGSYSNFKNNLVSVKTALYFGAASIITVFLTRKFLVPNIPHHLFTIAGFEFTSSVFTMVLFAILMLAASLSMIKNNQMIAPEKECTDCIKFLKLLGYGVAIGIITGILGAGGGFLLIPALVFLVKLPMKKAIGTSLLIIALNSLIGFVGDLGHFQIDWIFLLTISAIAIAGIFIGGIISKKITSAKLKKGFGWFVLIMGVYILIKEIYL, encoded by the coding sequence ATGGAAATAGCAGGTTACTTAGCTTCGGCTCTTATTGGTGTTTCATTGGGCTTAATTGGCGGCGGCGGCTCTATATTAACAGTTCCGGTACTGGTTTATTTATTTGGAATACATCCATTATTAGCCACTTCTTATTCTTTATTTATAGTAGGCATAACCAGCTTAATTGGTTCTTACAGCAATTTTAAAAATAATTTGGTAAGTGTTAAAACCGCTTTATATTTTGGTGCTGCCTCTATCATCACCGTTTTTTTAACAAGAAAATTTTTAGTTCCAAATATCCCGCACCACCTATTTACTATAGCAGGTTTTGAATTTACTTCATCTGTTTTTACCATGGTTTTGTTTGCTATTTTAATGCTAGCAGCATCTTTAAGCATGATAAAAAACAACCAAATGATAGCGCCAGAAAAAGAATGTACAGATTGTATTAAATTTTTAAAGCTATTAGGATACGGTGTTGCCATTGGTATTATTACCGGTATTTTAGGTGCCGGAGGTGGTTTTTTATTAATACCGGCACTGGTTTTTTTAGTGAAACTGCCTATGAAAAAAGCGATAGGTACTTCTTTACTCATCATTGCTTTAAACTCTTTAATAGGTTTTGTCGGAGATTTAGGCCATTTTCAAATCGATTGGATTTTCTTGTTAACCATAAGCGCTATAGCAATAGCAGGAATATTTATTGGAGGCATAATAAGCAAAAAAATAACAAGCGCTAAACTTAAAAAAGGTTTTGGATGGTTTGTTTTAATCATGGGGGTGTACATCCTCATCAAAGAAATATATTTATAA
- a CDS encoding MBL fold metallo-hydrolase, with product MIIEQIYTGCLAQGAYYIQSGNEAAIIDPLREVGPYIEKTKANGATIKYIFETHFHADFVSGHVDLSKQTGAKIIYGPQANPSFDAHIATDGEIFKLGDISFKVLHTPGHTMESSCYLLLDKDGKETALFSGDTLFIGDVGRPDLAQKAAHMTQEELAATLFDSLRNKVMTLPDEVTVYPAHGAGSACGKNMSKETTDTLGNQKKYNYALRANMTKEEFVKEVTDGLTPPPAYFPENVKMNKEGYESFEKVLEKGTQALSPDAFEAAANETGAVLLDTRDAQTFAAGFIPNAINIGIDGNFAPWVGSLIPDIKQEILLITDEGREEEVVTRLARVGYDAAIGYLAGGMKAWEAAGKEIDKIASVSADELAQKIASGEAVNIVDVRKDTEYFAEHIIDAENVALDYINNQMSTLDKDKTYYVHCAGGYRSMIFNSILRARGFDKLIDVKGGFKAIKETEKFNISAYVCPSTMKS from the coding sequence ATGATAATAGAGCAAATTTATACCGGATGTTTAGCACAAGGTGCATACTACATTCAATCAGGTAATGAAGCCGCCATTATAGATCCTTTAAGAGAAGTTGGTCCTTACATAGAAAAAACTAAAGCCAATGGCGCTACTATTAAATACATTTTTGAGACGCATTTTCATGCAGATTTTGTGTCTGGCCATGTTGATTTAAGTAAGCAAACAGGTGCTAAAATTATTTATGGCCCTCAGGCAAACCCAAGTTTTGATGCACATATAGCTACAGATGGAGAAATTTTCAAACTTGGCGATATCAGCTTTAAAGTATTGCATACTCCAGGCCATACCATGGAGTCTAGCTGTTATTTATTGTTAGATAAAGACGGAAAAGAAACCGCCCTATTCTCTGGCGATACGTTATTTATTGGCGATGTTGGTCGGCCAGATTTAGCCCAAAAAGCTGCTCACATGACACAAGAAGAGCTAGCAGCTACTTTGTTTGATTCTTTAAGAAATAAAGTCATGACTTTGCCAGATGAGGTTACCGTATATCCGGCACATGGTGCAGGTTCTGCCTGTGGTAAAAACATGAGCAAAGAAACTACCGATACTTTGGGCAATCAGAAAAAATACAACTATGCTTTAAGAGCAAACATGACCAAAGAAGAGTTTGTGAAAGAAGTTACAGATGGTTTAACTCCGCCGCCAGCTTATTTCCCAGAAAACGTGAAAATGAATAAAGAAGGTTATGAAAGTTTTGAGAAAGTTTTGGAAAAAGGTACGCAGGCTTTATCTCCGGATGCTTTTGAAGCGGCCGCTAATGAAACAGGTGCTGTTTTGTTAGATACTAGAGATGCACAAACTTTTGCAGCAGGTTTTATCCCTAACGCTATCAATATAGGTATCGATGGTAATTTTGCACCTTGGGTGGGTTCTTTAATTCCAGATATCAAACAAGAAATATTATTAATAACCGATGAAGGTAGGGAAGAAGAAGTTGTAACCCGTTTAGCAAGAGTAGGTTATGATGCTGCTATTGGTTATTTAGCAGGGGGTATGAAAGCTTGGGAAGCAGCCGGTAAAGAGATAGATAAAATAGCATCTGTTTCTGCTGATGAATTGGCTCAGAAAATAGCATCGGGCGAAGCTGTAAATATTGTTGACGTGAGAAAAGATACCGAGTATTTTGCAGAGCATATTATTGATGCAGAAAACGTAGCTTTAGATTATATCAATAACCAAATGAGCACTTTAGATAAGGATAAAACTTATTACGTACACTGTGCAGGAGGTTACCGCTCTATGATTTTTAATTCGATATTAAGAGCCCGTGGGTTTGATAAATTAATAGATGTAAAAGGCGGCTTTAAAGCCATTAAAGAAACCGAAAAATTTAACATCAGTGCTTATGTTTGTCCAAGCACCATGAAATCTTAA
- a CDS encoding universal stress protein, translating to METLKILVPTDFSATFHAADAVVNLLQNKVNTQVTLLHVIPASGNILDEEAAENKVLAQIEDAKQKFKALQLNWKFDYLLKKGAITSTINEMAVELGVDVIIMGTKGSSGLMEHLVGSEAQHVARGAAVPIITVNQYSTPAKLQQVLLLLDFEKPSTHHQLDFIYKIADEDAFINLLHILKPNEIGMIADIEQNMREFAAINNLENYNVFLHSDDQVDEGVYNFNKDHEMDLVCIGTHGRKGFSHLLFGSVAERLINHCAKPVLTYHLNN from the coding sequence ATGGAAACATTAAAAATTTTAGTACCAACCGATTTTTCTGCTACATTTCACGCAGCAGATGCTGTAGTTAACTTACTTCAAAATAAGGTAAATACTCAGGTCACTTTATTACATGTTATACCTGCAAGTGGGAATATTTTAGATGAAGAAGCGGCAGAAAACAAGGTATTGGCCCAAATAGAAGATGCAAAACAAAAGTTTAAAGCTTTACAGTTAAACTGGAAGTTTGATTATCTTCTAAAAAAGGGAGCTATTACCTCCACCATTAATGAAATGGCGGTAGAGTTAGGTGTAGATGTTATCATTATGGGAACAAAAGGTTCTTCTGGTTTGATGGAGCATTTAGTAGGCTCTGAAGCACAACATGTTGCAAGAGGCGCTGCAGTGCCTATCATTACGGTAAACCAATATAGTACCCCGGCCAAGCTTCAGCAGGTTTTATTATTGTTAGATTTTGAAAAACCAAGTACACATCATCAACTAGATTTTATCTATAAAATTGCTGATGAAGATGCTTTTATTAATTTACTACATATCTTAAAACCTAATGAAATAGGTATGATAGCAGATATAGAGCAGAATATGCGAGAGTTTGCCGCCATCAATAACCTAGAAAACTATAACGTTTTTCTTCACTCAGATGATCAGGTTGATGAAGGCGTATACAATTTCAATAAAGACCATGAGATGGATTTGGTGTGCATAGGAACGCATGGTCGTAAAGGTTTTAGTCATTTGTTATTTGGTAGCGTGGCAGAGCGTTTAATAAATCATTGCGCTAAGCCAGTTCTTACTTATCATTTAAATAATTAA
- a CDS encoding YeeE/YedE family protein, protein MLEILQQPWPWYVSGAAIAFMMVLLLFYGKSFGFSSNLRTMCSIAGAGKKVKFFDFDWRTQKWNLLFLLGSIIGGTIASTFLRNDEPLALSASTIQDLAALGITFDGQLNPSHIFGLEFATSFKGILVLLIGGLLVGFGSRYAGGCTSGHAISGLSNLQIPSLVAVIGFFIGGLAMTYFILPLIF, encoded by the coding sequence ATGTTAGAAATATTACAACAGCCATGGCCATGGTATGTATCTGGTGCGGCCATAGCTTTTATGATGGTTTTATTATTGTTTTACGGGAAATCGTTTGGTTTTTCATCAAACCTTAGAACCATGTGTAGCATAGCAGGTGCAGGCAAAAAAGTTAAGTTTTTTGATTTTGATTGGAGAACTCAAAAATGGAATTTACTCTTCTTGTTAGGATCAATAATTGGCGGTACTATAGCCTCAACTTTTTTAAGAAATGATGAGCCTTTAGCACTTTCAGCATCAACCATACAAGATTTAGCAGCGTTAGGAATTACATTTGATGGTCAACTAAACCCTTCTCATATTTTTGGGCTAGAGTTTGCCACTTCTTTTAAAGGCATATTGGTATTATTGATAGGTGGTTTATTAGTAGGTTTTGGATCAAGATACGCTGGTGGTTGTACCTCTGGCCATGCTATCAGTGGTTTATCAAATTTACAAATACCTTCTTTAGTAGCAGTAATAGGCTTTTTTATAGGAGGCTTAGCCATGACATATTTTATTTTACCATTAATATTCTAA
- a CDS encoding DUF6691 family protein has product MKGLKFILAGVVFGIIMAKSEAISWYRIQEMFRFQSFHMYGIIGTAVTLGVLAVFLIKKLGLRDTEGNPIVFQDKDKSWKKYILGGTIFGLGWALTGACPGPMFVNVGYGYFAMLIVIAGALGGTYLYGVIKDKLPH; this is encoded by the coding sequence ATGAAAGGATTAAAATTTATACTAGCAGGTGTTGTTTTTGGAATCATTATGGCTAAATCAGAAGCTATATCTTGGTATCGTATCCAAGAAATGTTTCGCTTTCAATCTTTCCATATGTATGGTATTATTGGTACCGCAGTAACCTTAGGTGTATTAGCCGTTTTCTTAATCAAAAAGTTAGGTTTAAGAGATACAGAAGGTAATCCCATCGTTTTTCAGGATAAAGATAAAAGCTGGAAAAAGTACATCCTAGGAGGCACCATTTTTGGCTTAGGTTGGGCTTTAACAGGCGCTTGCCCTGGGCCTATGTTTGTAAATGTGGGTTATGGTTATTTTGCTATGCTTATTGTCATAGCTGGCGCATTAGGCGGAACATATCTTTATGGGGTTATAAAAGATAAGTTGCCTCATTAA
- a CDS encoding MFS transporter — protein MTTPIKFGLKANWKQFTLLVIVNAFVGGMVGLERSILPNFAHEIFGIQSKTAILSFIIAFGISKAFTNYFTGKLVNQYGRKSILLIGWLIAIPIPFLLIYAPTWNWVTFANVLLGISQGITWSTTILMKIDLVGEKDRGFAMGLNEFAGYLAVGLASFLSSYLAGKYGFTPYIFYLGVLMSVSGFMISFWAVNDTQEFVNAESRLVVSKSSNNSHHIFLETTFKNKTLSAVTQAGLVNNLNDGMMWGILPVFLFSLKFSAYDVGLITAIYPMVWGISQVFTGKLADIYHKKRILFLGMFLQGLVILVMPFMDDFISLFSLAALLGLGTALVYPTFIATIAQVSHPKERAESIGIFRLWRDLGYAFGAIVSGIVADFLGINYAIIIVGILTVLSAVIIGVRMKSNF, from the coding sequence ATGACTACGCCAATAAAATTCGGACTTAAAGCCAATTGGAAGCAATTTACCCTATTGGTTATTGTAAATGCTTTCGTAGGGGGAATGGTAGGGTTAGAAAGAAGCATATTGCCCAATTTTGCTCATGAAATATTTGGGATACAGTCTAAAACAGCTATTCTATCTTTTATAATTGCATTTGGTATTTCTAAAGCTTTTACTAACTATTTTACAGGTAAATTAGTTAATCAATACGGTCGTAAATCTATCCTTTTAATAGGATGGCTTATAGCTATACCTATTCCATTCTTATTAATTTATGCCCCCACTTGGAATTGGGTGACTTTTGCAAATGTTTTATTGGGTATTAGCCAAGGAATAACATGGAGTACAACCATTTTGATGAAAATAGATTTGGTTGGTGAGAAAGATAGAGGTTTTGCTATGGGACTAAATGAGTTTGCTGGTTATTTAGCAGTTGGTTTAGCTTCATTTTTATCATCTTACTTAGCTGGTAAATACGGTTTTACACCATATATTTTTTATTTAGGTGTTTTGATGTCTGTTTCAGGTTTTATGATAAGTTTTTGGGCTGTAAACGACACTCAAGAATTTGTAAATGCAGAAAGTAGATTGGTAGTATCTAAGAGCAGTAATAATTCTCATCATATATTTTTAGAGACAACTTTTAAGAATAAAACTCTAAGCGCTGTAACACAAGCGGGTTTGGTTAATAATTTAAATGATGGAATGATGTGGGGAATTCTACCTGTTTTTTTATTTTCTCTTAAATTCTCAGCTTATGATGTAGGACTTATTACAGCAATTTATCCTATGGTATGGGGTATAAGTCAGGTTTTTACAGGTAAACTAGCCGATATCTATCATAAGAAACGTATTTTGTTTTTAGGGATGTTCCTACAAGGTTTAGTGATTTTGGTAATGCCATTTATGGATGATTTTATCTCCTTATTTAGTCTTGCCGCACTATTGGGTTTAGGTACCGCATTAGTTTATCCAACTTTTATCGCAACCATTGCACAAGTTAGTCATCCTAAAGAAAGAGCAGAAAGTATTGGCATATTTAGGCTGTGGCGAGATTTGGGTTATGCTTTTGGTGCTATAGTTTCTGGTATAGTTGCAGACTTTTTAGGAATCAATTACGCAATCATTATTGTTGGAATACTCACCGTTTTATCAGCTGTGATAATTGGTGTTAGGATGAAAAGTAATTTTTAG